A stretch of Aristophania vespae DNA encodes these proteins:
- a CDS encoding response regulator transcription factor — MRVLIAESDLSSANQLTKLLSNASYTTERTSTGEEAMDMLRHYDYDLFITELNLTDMDAADLIRMARRSQINVPIIVVSAVGRRPVKTKILNLGADDYVVKPFDPEELVARCQAIMRRTRGFADSLLRVGPLELNLESRIVSIHGKPLHLTGKEYAILELLVIRKNTVLTKDTFLNHLYGGIDEPEMKIIDVFICKLRRKLQTYDVDNLISTVWGRGYIMRDVTENTSTNTNASIPALQPHS; from the coding sequence ATGCGTGTCTTGATTGCAGAGAGTGACCTCTCCTCAGCGAACCAATTAACGAAACTTCTTTCCAATGCTTCTTACACCACGGAACGCACTTCTACAGGTGAAGAAGCTATGGATATGCTTAGGCATTATGATTATGACCTATTCATAACTGAGTTAAATCTTACGGATATGGACGCCGCAGACCTAATCCGTATGGCGCGCCGATCGCAAATAAATGTGCCTATTATCGTTGTTTCTGCTGTAGGACGTCGACCTGTTAAAACAAAAATCCTCAATCTTGGGGCAGATGACTATGTTGTTAAGCCATTTGACCCAGAAGAACTTGTCGCGCGGTGCCAAGCCATCATGCGCCGGACGAGAGGTTTTGCAGATTCTTTATTAAGAGTTGGCCCGTTAGAACTTAATCTTGAAAGTAGGATTGTCAGTATTCACGGCAAACCACTTCACCTTACAGGTAAAGAATACGCAATTTTAGAATTGCTAGTTATTCGTAAAAACACTGTTCTTACAAAAGATACGTTCTTGAACCATCTTTATGGTGGTATTGACGAACCTGAAATGAAAATAATCGACGTTTTCATCTGCAAATTAAGACGCAAACTTCAGACATATGATGTAGATAATCTTATCTCAACCGTCTGGGGTCGCGGCTATATTATGCGTGATGTAACAGAAAATACATCTACAAACACAAATGCCTCTATCCCTGCTCTACAGCCTCACTCTTAA
- a CDS encoding aminopeptidase, with protein MIYAHFISHISTKNPECNTVSQTEFSHEQLLDRLGEVAVRIGLNLVPQQQLLITASLDAAPLVRRITEHAYRAGASLVTTFFNDDETTLARYQYASPESFDVANEWLADGIARAYREGAARLAITGGNPTLLKGQNPDYIQRSSKASSKANRPAMEIITQFATNWTIVAAANAIWAQQVFPDLSEEDALKALWQGIFTSSRVDTQDPIATWKNHNKQLHARSSQLNEQRFDALAFKGPGTDITIGLADGHLWAGGAEETKSGIICNPNIPTEEVFTTPHCTRVDGVISSTKPLFHQGSLIDGIQVHFKEGKIIEAHASQGQNVLERILDTDEGSRRIGEVALVPHSSPISQSGILYRNTLFDENASSHIALGQSYTKCLSDTDGQNEDQLLRRGANQSMIHIDWMVGSGQIDVDGIKNGQSYPLMRQGEWV; from the coding sequence ATGATTTATGCTCACTTTATAAGTCATATTTCAACAAAGAACCCAGAGTGTAATACCGTGTCTCAGACAGAATTCTCTCATGAACAATTACTTGACCGCCTTGGTGAAGTTGCTGTGCGTATCGGACTTAATCTTGTGCCGCAGCAGCAACTCCTTATTACAGCCTCTTTAGATGCAGCACCGCTTGTACGCCGTATTACCGAGCACGCTTATCGGGCCGGTGCCTCTCTCGTCACAACCTTTTTTAACGATGACGAGACGACTCTCGCCCGCTACCAATATGCCTCACCCGAAAGCTTTGATGTCGCGAATGAATGGCTTGCTGACGGAATCGCTCGTGCTTACCGTGAAGGCGCCGCACGCCTCGCTATAACAGGGGGTAATCCAACCTTACTTAAAGGTCAAAACCCTGATTATATCCAGCGATCGAGCAAAGCGAGCTCAAAGGCTAACCGCCCCGCTATGGAAATTATTACCCAATTTGCGACAAACTGGACTATTGTCGCTGCCGCTAATGCAATATGGGCTCAGCAAGTTTTTCCAGATTTGTCAGAAGAAGACGCACTGAAGGCCTTATGGCAAGGAATCTTCACATCATCCCGCGTCGATACACAAGACCCAATAGCGACCTGGAAAAATCATAATAAGCAACTTCATGCCCGCTCATCCCAGCTTAATGAACAGCGCTTTGACGCTTTAGCTTTTAAAGGCCCTGGCACAGATATTACGATCGGTTTGGCTGATGGACACTTATGGGCAGGCGGCGCTGAAGAGACAAAATCAGGCATTATTTGTAACCCTAATATACCTACAGAAGAGGTATTTACGACACCTCATTGCACCCGTGTGGATGGTGTGATTTCTAGCACAAAGCCTCTTTTCCACCAGGGATCGCTCATTGATGGTATTCAGGTTCATTTTAAAGAAGGAAAAATTATAGAGGCCCATGCCAGCCAAGGGCAAAATGTCCTTGAGCGTATTTTAGATACAGATGAAGGCTCAAGGCGGATTGGTGAAGTTGCCCTTGTGCCTCACTCCTCTCCTATTTCTCAAAGCGGTATTCTTTATAGAAATACGCTCTTTGACGAAAATGCCTCCAGCCACATCGCTTTAGGGCAATCTTATACAAAATGTCTTTCCGATACAGATGGACAAAATGAGGACCAGCTTTTACGACGCGGCGCTAATCAATCTATGATCCACATTGATTGGATGGTTGGTTCTGGTCAAATAGATGTTGATGGTATCAAAAACGGCCAGTCTTACCCTTTAATGCGCCAGGGAGAATGGGTGTAA
- a CDS encoding ankyrin repeat domain-containing protein, which yields MTDHKINFTPEQITALFIDTARSGDTELLSQFLEAGMPVDCIDSRGYTPLIVATYNDNLEAAKLLLEKGANPDAADLKGATALSGVAFKGFDTIADLLIEHGASVDKPNHAGRTPLMFAVMFGREAMVTKLLKAGANPDHKDIEDVSARILAQRQGLEHLFS from the coding sequence ATGACTGATCATAAAATAAATTTTACTCCAGAACAGATAACAGCTTTATTCATAGATACTGCCAGAAGTGGCGATACTGAGCTGCTTTCACAATTTCTTGAAGCAGGTATGCCAGTTGATTGCATTGACAGTCGCGGATACACGCCACTGATTGTAGCGACATATAATGATAATTTGGAAGCCGCTAAGTTACTTTTAGAAAAAGGTGCTAATCCTGACGCAGCAGATCTTAAAGGTGCTACGGCCCTATCAGGCGTTGCTTTTAAAGGGTTTGACACGATAGCTGATTTACTCATTGAACATGGGGCCTCGGTTGATAAGCCTAATCATGCAGGACGCACCCCACTTATGTTTGCTGTCATGTTTGGCCGTGAAGCCATGGTTACCAAGCTCTTGAAAGCTGGGGCTAATCCCGACCATAAAGACATTGAAGATGTTTCAGCACGTATTTTGGCACAGCGGCAGGGATTAGAGCATCTTTTCTCATAA
- the glmM gene encoding phosphoglucosamine mutase has product MANQRVFFGTDGIRGQANTSPMTVEVAQKLGQAAGLYFKHRQNRHTVVLGKDTRLSGYMIECALVAGFLSAGMDVTLVGPLPTPAIAFLTRSLRADIGVMISASHNPFTDNGIKLFGPDGFKLSDAAESEIESLMTDDLTSSLAPPSEIGRASRLNDAAGRYIEFVKASFPRGLRLDGLKIVLDCAHGSAYRVAPEALWELGAEIIRVGCEPDGVNINHNVGSTHPQTVCDAVKKHKADIGIALDGDADRVLIADENGELIDGDQILALIARSWQKRGQLRGQEIVATVMSNMGLAKYLEDMGLTLFRTAVGDRYVVERMRQASANIGGEQSGHVVLSDYSTTGDGLVAALQVLAVMIESKKTASEVCNVFKPYPQMLKNLRYSGPNPMNKPEMKEINQWANEQLDGQGRLVLRASGTEPLIRVMIEAEDENLVQTLVQQVCDKISKIT; this is encoded by the coding sequence ATGGCCAATCAAAGAGTTTTTTTTGGAACCGATGGAATCCGAGGCCAAGCAAACACATCTCCTATGACTGTAGAAGTTGCTCAAAAACTTGGTCAGGCTGCTGGTCTTTATTTTAAACACCGTCAAAATCGGCATACTGTTGTTTTGGGCAAAGATACAAGATTATCTGGCTATATGATTGAGTGCGCTCTGGTAGCGGGATTTTTATCAGCAGGCATGGATGTTACTCTTGTTGGGCCGTTACCTACACCGGCTATCGCGTTTTTAACGCGCTCTTTGAGAGCTGATATTGGTGTCATGATTTCTGCCTCTCATAATCCTTTTACGGATAACGGGATCAAGCTCTTTGGCCCAGACGGATTTAAGCTATCTGATGCTGCTGAAAGCGAAATAGAGTCATTAATGACTGATGATTTAACATCGTCTCTCGCACCCCCGAGCGAAATTGGACGTGCTTCTCGTCTTAATGATGCTGCTGGTCGCTATATTGAATTTGTAAAAGCGTCTTTTCCTCGTGGTTTGCGCCTTGATGGCCTTAAGATTGTGTTGGACTGTGCTCACGGCTCAGCCTATCGTGTTGCGCCTGAAGCTTTATGGGAGCTAGGGGCTGAGATTATTCGTGTTGGTTGTGAGCCTGACGGGGTGAATATTAATCACAATGTAGGTTCAACCCACCCTCAAACCGTGTGTGATGCCGTCAAAAAACATAAGGCCGATATTGGAATCGCTCTTGATGGCGATGCTGATCGTGTTCTGATTGCAGATGAGAATGGTGAGCTTATAGATGGTGACCAGATTTTGGCCCTTATAGCTCGGTCCTGGCAAAAAAGAGGTCAGCTTCGTGGTCAGGAAATTGTAGCAACAGTTATGTCAAATATGGGGTTAGCAAAATATCTTGAAGATATGGGTCTAACACTGTTCCGTACTGCTGTTGGTGATCGCTACGTTGTTGAGCGCATGCGTCAAGCAAGCGCTAATATAGGGGGAGAGCAGTCAGGTCACGTCGTACTATCAGATTATAGTACAACAGGTGACGGGCTTGTAGCGGCTCTTCAGGTGCTTGCTGTGATGATTGAATCGAAAAAGACAGCAAGCGAAGTGTGTAATGTTTTTAAACCATATCCGCAAATGTTAAAAAATCTGCGTTACAGTGGGCCAAACCCCATGAACAAGCCCGAAATGAAAGAAATTAATCAATGGGCTAACGAACAGCTTGATGGGCAGGGCAGGCTAGTTTTGAGAGCAAGCGGCACAGAGCCCCTTATTCGCGTCATGATTGAGGCTGAAGACGAAAATCTAGTTCAGACGCTTGTTCAGCAGGTTTGCGATAAAATTAGCAAGATAACCTAG
- the ftsH gene encoding ATP-dependent zinc metalloprotease FtsH, producing the protein MNNIGRNVVIWVIVIMAAIVVLTAFQPGGNRHAVQQLAYSDFMHDVEQHQVRSVTIREQNISGVLTNGTSFETYAPFDPAMVSSLTKAGVEVTAKPPQSNESPILRYVAAYLPIILMLGLGFMIFRQMQAGAGGRGAMGFGKSKARLLNEKQGRVTFADVAGIDEAKSELEEIVDFLKDPQKFTRLGGKIPKGVLLVGPPGTGKTLLARSVAGEANVPFFSISGSDFVEMFVGVGASRVRDMFEQGKKSAPCIIFIDEIDAVGRHRGIGLGGGNDEREQTLNQMLVEMDGFESNEGVIIIAATNRPDVLDPALLRPGRFDRQVVVPNPDVSGREKILRVHMKKLPLFSDVDPRVIARGTPGFSGADLANLVNEAALFAARQGSRSVSMAQFEQAKDKVMMGAERRSMVMTEEEKKTTAFHEGGHALCAYLTPGSDAIHKATIIPRGQALGMVMTLPEKDNISYSRKWCLARLIIAMGGRVAEEVIFGHEEVSAGASGDIKGATDIARRMVKQWGMSDRLGMVAYDNPDDVSSHMANEIDKEVRLLIDTAYDQARQLILSHIDDLHRLAEALLEYETLTGEEVGRIIRGEAISRSEDGENSLAGKKGSVPVINAPEGGLRAQTI; encoded by the coding sequence ATGAACAACATTGGTCGTAACGTTGTGATTTGGGTCATCGTCATCATGGCGGCCATCGTTGTGCTGACGGCCTTTCAACCTGGTGGAAACCGCCATGCTGTTCAACAGCTGGCTTATTCTGATTTCATGCATGATGTGGAACAGCACCAGGTACGCTCAGTCACTATTCGCGAGCAAAATATCTCTGGCGTTTTAACGAATGGCACTTCGTTTGAAACATACGCTCCCTTTGATCCTGCTATGGTCTCTAGTTTGACCAAGGCTGGAGTAGAGGTCACAGCAAAGCCTCCCCAAAGCAACGAAAGCCCTATTCTCCGTTACGTTGCAGCATATCTGCCTATTATTTTGATGCTGGGTTTGGGCTTTATGATTTTTCGGCAAATGCAGGCAGGTGCCGGTGGGCGCGGTGCAATGGGTTTTGGTAAATCCAAAGCCCGCTTGCTTAACGAAAAGCAAGGGCGCGTGACTTTTGCCGATGTTGCTGGAATTGACGAAGCCAAGTCAGAGCTCGAAGAAATTGTTGATTTTTTGAAAGACCCTCAAAAATTCACAAGACTTGGCGGTAAAATTCCAAAAGGTGTGCTGCTTGTCGGGCCTCCTGGCACAGGTAAAACGCTTTTGGCGCGTTCTGTCGCGGGTGAAGCCAACGTGCCTTTTTTCAGCATTTCCGGCTCTGACTTTGTCGAAATGTTTGTTGGTGTCGGGGCGTCGCGTGTGCGCGATATGTTTGAGCAGGGTAAAAAATCCGCCCCTTGCATCATCTTTATAGATGAAATTGATGCTGTGGGCCGTCATCGTGGTATTGGCCTTGGTGGGGGTAATGATGAGCGCGAACAAACCTTGAACCAAATGCTTGTCGAAATGGATGGCTTTGAAAGTAATGAAGGGGTAATTATCATTGCGGCAACAAACCGCCCCGATGTGCTTGACCCCGCTTTATTACGTCCAGGTCGTTTTGACAGACAAGTTGTAGTGCCTAATCCAGATGTGAGTGGACGTGAGAAAATTCTGCGTGTCCATATGAAAAAATTACCGCTTTTCTCTGATGTTGACCCGCGCGTTATTGCTCGTGGCACGCCAGGATTTTCGGGTGCTGACCTAGCCAACCTTGTTAATGAGGCCGCTCTTTTTGCGGCAAGACAGGGAAGCCGCTCTGTTTCTATGGCTCAGTTTGAGCAAGCTAAAGACAAAGTGATGATGGGCGCTGAAAGACGCTCCATGGTCATGACAGAAGAAGAAAAAAAGACAACAGCCTTCCATGAAGGTGGACATGCTCTCTGTGCCTATTTAACGCCGGGAAGTGATGCAATTCACAAAGCCACGATTATTCCGCGTGGACAGGCATTGGGCATGGTGATGACATTACCTGAGAAGGATAACATCTCTTATAGTCGTAAATGGTGTCTTGCACGTCTTATTATTGCCATGGGGGGACGTGTTGCTGAGGAAGTTATATTTGGCCATGAAGAGGTAAGTGCTGGGGCGTCTGGCGATATTAAAGGCGCTACCGATATTGCACGCCGTATGGTCAAACAATGGGGAATGAGTGACCGTTTGGGGATGGTCGCTTACGATAATCCTGATGATGTGTCTTCTCATATGGCTAACGAGATTGACAAAGAAGTACGCCTGCTGATTGACACAGCCTATGACCAGGCACGCCAGTTGATCCTTTCTCATATTGATGATTTACATCGTCTTGCTGAGGCTTTGTTAGAATATGAGACACTGACTGGTGAGGAAGTTGGACGCATTATTCGCGGTGAAGCAATAAGTCGAAGCGAAGATGGTGAGAATTCATTAGCTGGTAAAAAAGGGTCTGTGCCTGTCATTAATGCACCAGAAGGTGGGTTAAGAGCACAAACTATTTGA
- the hisC gene encoding histidinol-phosphate transaminase: MSRLWNPSIHKLHPYIPGEQPHLLNLTKLNTNESPYGPSPKAIEAIKNAANEDLRLYPDPTARKLCEVIADKFDLKLDNVFVGNGSDEVLAHAFRAFFRPENDILFADVTYGFYPVYCELFGLSYRHIPLKEDFCLAVEDYQGPCGGIAIANPNANTGIALPLDAIEQLLKSQPDCVVIIDEAYVDFGAETAVSLIKNYDNLLVVRTFSKSSGLAGLRVGYALGAPELIEALTRVKDSFNSYPLPRTSQAGAVASLLDEEWFGKTVRHIVATREKLIPQLEALGFKILPSQANFILIHHPEFSAVTLHNRLRDQSIIVRHLSSVPRIQEWLRVTIGSDQDCENLIRILRKILENPSLKPV; this comes from the coding sequence ATGAGCCGTTTATGGAACCCTTCCATTCACAAATTACATCCATATATTCCTGGAGAGCAGCCACATTTATTAAATCTTACAAAGCTCAATACAAATGAGTCACCTTATGGACCAAGCCCTAAGGCGATAGAAGCCATCAAAAATGCTGCAAATGAGGATCTTCGCCTTTACCCTGATCCAACAGCCCGAAAACTTTGCGAAGTCATTGCGGATAAATTTGACCTTAAACTTGATAATGTTTTTGTTGGTAACGGATCTGACGAAGTTCTGGCTCACGCTTTTCGTGCCTTTTTTAGGCCAGAAAATGATATTCTCTTCGCAGATGTTACTTACGGATTTTATCCTGTTTATTGCGAACTTTTCGGCCTTAGCTATCGGCATATTCCCCTCAAGGAGGATTTTTGCCTGGCGGTAGAAGACTATCAGGGGCCATGCGGTGGAATTGCAATTGCAAATCCCAATGCCAATACAGGAATTGCCTTACCTCTTGACGCTATTGAACAGCTTCTAAAATCTCAACCTGATTGTGTTGTCATTATTGATGAGGCCTATGTAGATTTTGGGGCTGAAACTGCTGTCTCGCTCATCAAAAATTATGACAATCTACTGGTTGTTCGCACTTTTTCTAAATCTTCTGGCCTGGCAGGATTGCGCGTTGGATATGCTTTAGGAGCCCCAGAGCTTATTGAAGCCCTGACCCGTGTTAAAGACAGTTTCAACTCTTATCCCCTCCCTCGTACATCTCAGGCCGGTGCTGTTGCTTCTCTTTTAGATGAAGAGTGGTTTGGCAAAACTGTTCGACATATCGTCGCTACGCGGGAAAAACTGATTCCTCAACTTGAAGCACTTGGTTTTAAAATTCTGCCATCTCAGGCAAATTTTATTTTAATACACCATCCAGAATTTTCGGCAGTGACTCTTCATAATCGTCTCAGAGATCAGTCTATAATAGTAAGGCATCTCTCATCTGTACCGCGTATTCAAGAGTGGCTACGTGTTACAATCGGTTCGGACCAGGACTGTGAAAACCTAATTCGCATTTTAAGAAAAATTCTGGAAAATCCTAGTTTAAAACCAGTTTGA
- the tkt gene encoding transketolase, which translates to MDGVERAKSGHPGTAMALAPAMYALWQHDMRYDPANPLWPARDRFVLSGGHASMLLYSLIHLAGIKSVESGKVVDKPSLSVKDLESFRQLDSLTPGHPEYHHTSGVETTTGPLGQGCGNSVGMAMAERWFAARYNRPGFKLFDYHVTTFCGDGDMMEGIASEAASMAGHLGLGNLTWIYDRNHISIEGSTNLAFTEDVGKRFEAYGWHVVHIDDGNDHEAILAALKECKNVKDKPSLIVLTTVIGFGAPKKAGTASAHGEPLGNEEIIGAKASYGWLKDAPPFYVPEGVKEHFAEGLGRRGAKASAEWDKLFAEYGQKHPELAAELKAIFAGELPQGWDKDLPVYETNEKGVASRQSSGEVLNAVAKNLPWMIGGSADLSPSTKTTIKDGGSFQPEKWNGTYSGRNIHFGVREHAMGAICNGLALSGLRVFCSGFLIFSDYMKTPIRLSALMNLPVSYVFTHDSIGVGEDGPTHQPIEQLVQLRATPNVTLMRPSDANEVTEAWRFLIQHKTGPVALALSRQNLPTIDRSKYAQASGLTKGAYVLACCGQTPDVILMASGSEVGLVVAAYERLRAEGVKARVVSMPSLDLFEEQDQAYRDSVLPPSVKARVGVEMASPIGWDRYVGPEGKMIAMPGFGASAPAGQLMKKFGFTVDDVYEAAKALLAARH; encoded by the coding sequence ATGGATGGAGTAGAGCGTGCGAAATCCGGCCACCCAGGCACAGCCATGGCGCTTGCTCCTGCAATGTATGCCCTATGGCAACATGACATGCGCTATGACCCTGCAAATCCGCTATGGCCCGCACGCGACCGCTTCGTTCTTTCTGGCGGTCATGCTTCCATGCTCTTATATTCTCTTATTCATCTTGCTGGTATTAAATCTGTAGAATCAGGGAAGGTCGTCGATAAACCCTCTCTGAGTGTAAAAGATCTCGAATCTTTCCGTCAGTTAGATTCCCTAACCCCAGGCCATCCTGAATATCATCACACCTCTGGGGTAGAGACCACGACAGGGCCTTTGGGTCAGGGTTGTGGTAATTCTGTTGGTATGGCGATGGCAGAGCGCTGGTTTGCAGCTCGTTATAACCGTCCTGGATTTAAGCTCTTTGATTATCACGTCACGACATTCTGTGGTGATGGGGATATGATGGAAGGAATCGCATCAGAAGCTGCTTCTATGGCAGGGCATCTGGGATTAGGTAATCTTACATGGATCTATGATCGCAATCATATCTCCATTGAAGGATCAACCAATCTTGCCTTTACCGAAGATGTTGGTAAGCGCTTTGAAGCTTATGGCTGGCACGTTGTCCATATTGATGATGGCAATGATCATGAAGCTATTTTGGCCGCTCTTAAAGAGTGCAAAAATGTTAAAGACAAGCCTAGCTTAATTGTCTTAACAACTGTTATCGGCTTTGGTGCTCCTAAAAAGGCCGGCACGGCATCTGCCCATGGTGAGCCGCTTGGAAATGAAGAAATTATCGGCGCCAAGGCTTCTTATGGTTGGCTCAAAGATGCGCCTCCTTTCTATGTTCCTGAAGGTGTAAAAGAACATTTCGCTGAAGGTTTGGGCCGCCGTGGCGCAAAAGCAAGTGCGGAATGGGATAAGCTTTTTGCAGAATATGGCCAAAAACACCCTGAACTGGCAGCAGAATTAAAAGCAATCTTTGCTGGTGAGTTACCTCAGGGTTGGGATAAAGACCTTCCTGTTTATGAAACCAATGAAAAAGGCGTAGCCTCGCGTCAAAGCTCTGGCGAGGTGCTTAATGCGGTAGCGAAAAATCTGCCTTGGATGATTGGTGGTTCGGCCGATCTGTCCCCTTCTACAAAAACAACCATTAAAGACGGTGGGTCCTTCCAACCAGAAAAATGGAACGGTACTTATAGCGGGCGTAATATCCATTTTGGTGTGCGTGAACATGCCATGGGTGCGATTTGCAACGGTCTGGCTCTTAGCGGGCTGCGGGTGTTCTGCTCAGGCTTCCTTATCTTCTCAGATTATATGAAGACGCCAATCCGTCTTTCTGCTCTGATGAATCTACCAGTGAGCTATGTGTTTACTCATGATTCTATTGGTGTGGGTGAAGATGGCCCAACACATCAACCCATTGAACAGCTTGTTCAGCTTAGGGCAACGCCAAACGTCACTTTAATGCGTCCATCTGATGCAAATGAAGTGACAGAAGCATGGCGTTTCTTGATACAGCATAAAACAGGTCCTGTTGCTCTTGCTTTGAGCCGCCAGAACCTGCCGACTATTGATCGTTCAAAATATGCGCAAGCCTCTGGCCTGACAAAAGGTGCTTATGTGCTTGCTTGCTGTGGCCAAACACCAGATGTCATTCTCATGGCTTCCGGTTCTGAAGTAGGGTTGGTTGTTGCGGCTTATGAGCGCCTCAGAGCAGAAGGCGTTAAAGCGCGTGTCGTCTCTATGCCAAGTCTCGATCTTTTTGAAGAGCAGGATCAGGCTTATCGTGACAGCGTCCTTCCTCCTTCGGTTAAGGCAAGAGTTGGCGTTGAAATGGCATCGCCTATCGGTTGGGACCGTTATGTAGGTCCAGAAGGCAAAATGATTGCTATGCCAGGCTTTGGTGCCTCCGCACCAGCAGGTCAACTTATGAAGAAATTCGGCTTTACTGTTGATGACGTTTATGAGGCCGCCAAGGCTTTATTGGCAGCTCGTCACTAA